The window agagcaggagagagcaggagagggagagacagaaaaagaagccattgtaaataaagctaactgctaagctaggcGAAGAGTAGGtagcaaaaataaacaaaactgttaagCAGGTTTGTCGCTAGAGAGAAAGAAGGCTTTTCGATagcttctgtttgtctgaacgtACAGTGTATTGGAAACAACAGTCGTAAGAAACTAGGCAAAATGAACAATTAAGCTTTTAGCTCGATCAGCACTGAACAACACAGTACAGCGGAGTACAGAACAGGaaatgatgcaatacgctcacccgTAGTACGCAGCACGTCACTTGTCATTAACACCACATAGAACATCCTTCTTACAATTGAGAGCATACATATTTCCCTTTATGTCAACAAAGTAGgctatttgtttgtgttatttccAAGTTTAAACGCACATCTCATTGAGGACAGTGGCATTATTGGTCAACCAGAGGAATCCGTCCGAACTGTACTTTAAAGGTTTCACAGCCAGCAGAGAAACCCAAATGTCATTAACGAAGCTCTTAATTTGAAAGTTTGTATAACTTTACTCTAAATTGTTTATAGCCCTattcaaataaatactttgacATTTAGAACAAAAATAATTGTACTTGCACCTAGAGGCTGAAAAATTATGTTACCAGGCCTAGctcagtttagttttttttcagcttttcccAATTAAGATGTGATTTCTCTTTCTAGGAACAATATGTCCCAGATGTATGTTTAAGCCATTTGTCCATTAACTGAAAATATCCAATGCACCCATATTGtaaatgaatatttttaatCTGGATTATATATATGCTAAGAAATACTTTGACATTAGATTACTGATACTGATCTCATGACTGAACAattagcttagtttagcttagcattgAGACTAgaaacttgatttaaaaaaaattataaaatctATATCGTCCAGCATTTCTAAAACCTTTGCGCAACATtataaacacatattttaactatagtaatgttttttctctttggtGGCTAAGGTTACTGGCATTAGTGGCATATAATGGTATTAGCTAGCTACATGCATTTAATCTAAACAGAGTTTAGTCCCATGACATATCTAACTCTGCCTCTACATTTGAGTCCCCTACCTTTAGTAATTTGATACTAATTCACTTACAGCTCCTTTGAGAAACTTTTGAATTGTCATGTTTCGTTTAACAGTGAAATCTTTCACTGAATCGAGagtctgtatctctgtgtggCTGAGAAAACAGACGTGTTGGCGACAGTATAAGCAGTgttaagaaaaaggaagaaaggagtGGTTCTGTTATTTATGTGCATGACATACAGAATATCTTTTCTACGTTTGCCTGCATgcatatgttttaaaatataagaGAACTTTggtggaaacaggaaaaaaaagtgttagcatttttttgtatttatttagtgATGCAGGGCAGTACAGGACAAGTGAGAGACATGACAATCTAGtcaaatagaaaagaaaaaaataaggcTGATTCTGCAGTATGCTGTTTATCACTTACCCCACAATTCATCTAGAGGAAACAACACTAAGTTTAGTGCCAACAAACAGCTTAAAGTCAGATAAGATActgtgctgacaggcagtgcacaaaAGCAATGCacagattgttttatttgttatcagtattaacaacatcaacagcttctCGTGGGTATTCTTAGCGACATCAACATTAAATGTCATcgtcaaaaataaataatcttgTTGCTGATGTTCTCATTTGCTTTATAGCTCATAAAGAGTTATCGATATTGATTCAAATCTTTTTCATAACCAACTAAAAGCTCTTCTCACAGGAGCATTCATTAGTGAGGGGTCAGTTTGAAGGCTTTGCTACCTTTGGCCCAAAGAAAGTTATGCTAAGTGGATAGCATTAACCTTATCTTTAACAAGATAATATGCAAGCATCTTCAATCTGAATATATCTTATATCTTATCTTTTTAACTCTGGATATtaactggataaaaaaaatggataaacaacttttattccaAAAAGGACTTTATTCAATTAAATTCTTGTTCATActtgttggcttcattttttgcCTTTGGCTTTGATTTTTCCTAACTGATTCTCAGTATGGCACAGTGTGTGCCACGACCTGCGATGATAGCAAGTCTTACCAAACACTAGCTAACCTAAGTGGCATATTTACAGGAGGCAGAAGGCATCATGAATCATTACAGCATTCAAAAATGAAATTGTACAgaaattatacaaaatacaGACCAATAAATtccaattaaaacaataaaatcatcAGTGACAGTATTCAACATTGATGACCATGCATAATAAAACAGCCATCTTAAAAAGCGTGATTATGAGCATGATGAgaattgtttgtgtgtttttgatcatTCTTAGGGGGCTATATTTCACAGGTTTCCATAGACGTTGAGATCTTCAGTGTTCATGTAATCGTCACCATCGTCAAAGCCCTGTAAGAGAGTAAGATCAGTGTTATCACAGATGTTGAGTGAAGGCCCTGTGTGGTATTGGCAGTAATTATGGAGATGTTGTTACCTTGTCATTGCACGATTTCCGCTGGCTGAGTTCCATTAGCAACAAGAAGAAGATAGAAAAGAATAAGATTGTGTTCTACAACTTTATTAAATGTATAACATATTATTCACAAGCAAGGTTAAGGAGAAGCACCTTTTGGGGGACGGGAAACGAGGCTTAGAGACTTTTTGGTTGGAGCAGGAGGATTTTGAATTCACATCACCTGGCctgtgttttaaatttgatgtcaTTTCACAGTTGAGGAAAATAAACAGTTATACGTTTTTCAACTTGAAAACGCTATAAAAATTATGATAATAGAAATGACTTAAACAGGTTACAAAGTGCTCTACAACAATAAGATAAAAACAGCTTGGATGTATTgaattgtaaaaacaaaacaggagtagcagtaatgaaaaaaaaaccttacatCTGATTCAccatgtccacttgaggcctcCTCCTgttcacaaaagaaaaagtagCACTAACATTTTAATGTGTAAAATAGGCGCATGCTAGTTTCCGTTCTCAAAGTTTAATTTAGATGTAACTGTGAAATCAACAAGGAGGTTTTACTGTGAAAACCAAATGTTGATGAAAATCTTGCAAAACTCATACCTCGAAAATCTGCTCCACATTGACCTTCtgcaaaaaaaggagaacagaaACCATGCAAATTTGAacaggaataaaaataaatgcttcaATCTTATCTTAAAACTAACAGGCAAGCTTCTGTACATGCAAATTACTGCTTGGCCAAGCATCATTGTGTTTGCCTAAGTAAAGGGAATTTACTGAATTAGTCACTATTGATGCTTCTGCACTTGTAAAAAGAgcccaaaataaacattatcTTGCCTTTGTTCGGATTGAGATGGTCCTGGGCCATTGGAACGTATCCTGAAGATTTCacagattaaacaaaacataaatacaatcaCTGATAAAAATGTACTTAATTAACAGTAATCTGCCAATTTTACAATGTGCAAAATGAACCAGAAGCAGAAGGAACACAGGCTTTAAGTGTCATCTCACCTGTGTGACAGCCTGGACAGCCGGTTCCAAACGCTAAATGATTAAGAAGATAAGATTATGAACAAAAGGGGGAAATTACAAAACTTGATAAGCTAGAGtggcaaaataaataaaggttatttCCAAACATTCTTACTTGCCATCCTGACTTTGAAGTTCTGCAATGCGAGCcctaaaacagacagaaattatTCAGTgccatgtgttttttaatgcgAACATCCTTTGGAGTGAATGTCAGAGTATTGCATACTCACTTATATTTTTTCAccatgaaaagacaaaagaatgcAAAGATCACAGCTGTACCAATCCCTACCACTGTGGGAATGATGATGTGGTTATAGTTTTCTCTTCCTGCGAACAGACAGAATTATGGGAACTTCTTTGTGTAATGGAAACATCACATAAAACAtcttagaaaaaggacaaatagGTGTATAAATCAACAGCAACTCACGTTTTACATAAAGTGTCAGTGTTTCAGATGATGTTCTGCCTCCATTAAAAGTGGATGTGcaggtgacatcactgtgatCATCCTCGTCTTCAGGAATGAACGTTAGGATGGACTGCATCTCCCAGTTTCCTGCATGGATTTCTCTGTTGACCTCAGCGATTCCATCTGCAGTGCCCCTGCTCCATGTGAGTTTAGGGGCCCGAGAGGGGCAGGTATGAAGGACTGTACAGGTGAGAATGAAGGGGTGTCCTTGAACGGCAGGTTTTAGGTGAGTCAGTTTGAGTTTTGGAGGATCAGCtgtgaattaaaaaatgcaGATAAAGTTTGAGGCAGATCATTGTGACATAAAAAGTTGCTATTGGTTGGTTAAAATCTTGAGAACATACGGAGCATTTTCAGATCGACACATTGCTCGACAAAAGAGAACTTCTCCAGTGTACCAGTCTCTTTTGGTGTAAGTTCAATCCGGAAACAGAAAGGGCCGCTGTCATGATCTTTGATTTCAATTATTTCTAAGGTGCAGTTGCTCTGACCCAGATGTCCCAACAACTTTGTGCGTCCCTTAAAATTGTCTAAAACTAGCGTGTTATCCTCGTGATAGATGCGCTGATCTCTTTGGTTTGAAATATGCCAGATCCCTCTGAGTCTGGAGGTAGGCAGGTTTCCTTCAGGATGGGTGAACGAACAGGGAATCACAACACAGGATGAAACCAGAGCATCAAGGCTTCTCACAACACTGGCCCTCCATTCTCCagcaatcacagggctgacgaaggctgagagagagaaaaaacatcagttttAACAAAAGAGACAACTTATCtgtatgttgttatttttgtaaataggaatgcagcagaaaaac is drawn from Labrus bergylta chromosome 8, fLabBer1.1, whole genome shotgun sequence and contains these coding sequences:
- the LOC109986614 gene encoding myelin-associated glycoprotein, producing MDIDTQMMLMGLLLAAFVSPVIAGEWRASVVRSLDALVSSCVVIPCSFTHPEGNLPTSRLRGIWHISNQRDQRIYHEDNTLVLDNFKGRTKLLGHLGQSNCTLEIIEIKDHDSGPFCFRIELTPKETGTLEKFSFVEQCVDLKMLPDPPKLKLTHLKPAVQGHPFILTCTVLHTCPSRAPKLTWSRGTADGIAEVNREIHAGNWEMQSILTFIPEDEDDHSDVTCTSTFNGGRTSSETLTLYVKRRENYNHIIIPTVVGIGTAVIFAFFCLFMVKKYKARIAELQSQDGNVWNRLSRLSHRIRSNGPGPSQSEQRRSMWSRFSRRRPQVDMVNQMPGDVNSKSSCSNQKVSKPRFPSPKSQRKSCNDKGFDDGDDYMNTEDLNVYGNL